The Streptomyces sp. NBC_00236 DNA window GGGAGTCCTTCCGCCGCGGATCCGCGGGCCTCTGCGACCAGCGAGCCACCGAAGATTCCCGCCGGCGAACTCACCCCGGCCACCGGCACGTTCACGAAGAAGCAGAAGGAGTACCTCGTCGACCGTGTGCCCAGGGGGATGGACCCCGCGGCCGTGCTCCAGACCGGCCAGGAGACCTGTGACCGGCTGACGTATCTCGTCAAGGTGGACCGGGACACGGCAGTCGGCGCGATCGTCACCGGTGAGATCGCCGACGCGAAGCCCGCCGTCGAGCACCTGTGCGCGCAGCACAAGGAGCTGGTGGAGCGGGCGTCCGGGGGGTACGCCGACGGCACGCACGAGGGCAAGGCGCTCCGTGCGGGGCGCTACCGCGACGTCTCCCCCACCAGGACCTGCAGTTGGCAGGTCACCGGGGCGAACGGCAGGAACCTCGTGTCGGGGTCCTCGGACGACGGCAGACGGACCGTGATCACGATCCCGGAGGCGGCCCGCGCCTTCACCTCCACAGGCTGCTACGCCTGGCTGCCCGAAGGAGACAACGGATGAGCAAACTGCCGATAGCCGTGGCGATCCCCACGAAGAACGAGGGGCTCAACATCGCCGAGGCGGTGAAGTCGGTGCTCGGACACTTCGAGGCGGTCGTCGTCGTCGACTCGCACAGCACCGACGACACGGCCAAGATCGCCGCGGAGTGCGGGGCCGAGGTCGTGATGTACACCTGGGACGGCGGGCACCCCAGGAAGAAGCAGTGGTGCCTGGACCACGTCCGCACGGACCTGGACTGGATCCTGCTGCTCGACGGCGACGAGCGGCTGAGCCCGGGTCTGCTGGCCGAACTGCGGCAGATCTTCGCCGATCCGGACGCGCCCCGGCCGGCCGCGTACGACATCCCGCTGGGGTACTGGTTCTCGGGGAAGCGGCTGCGACACGGATACACCATCCGCAAGCGCTCGCTGACCGATCGCACCCGCAGCCACTACCCGGAGGTGGGCGATCTCGCCGCGCCGGGCATCGGCGAGGTGGAGGGGCACTACCAGCCGGTCGCGGACAGCGCGCAGTCCCTCCGCAACCCGATCGAGCACCAGGACCTCGATCCGGTGACCGCCTGGTTCGAGCGGCACAACAGGTACTCGGACTGGGAGGCGTGGCTTGAGCACCACCCCGACGTCAAGGAACAGGTGCGCCGGGTCAAGTCGCGGCAGGGGCAGCTGTTCCACAAGGCGCCGTTCAAACCGCTGGTGTCCTTCGCGTACATGTACGTGTACCGGCGGGGCTTCCTGGACGGGCGGGCGGGGCTCGACTTCGCGCTGGCGATGAGCTTCTACCGGTGGCAGATCGCGCTCAAGTCACGGGAGAGGCCGTCTCCTTGACTCATCGGCGCTTCCGGCGGGCCACCACGTCCTGGTAGGTCCGCCGGAGCGTCCGGGTCACGACGTCGATGGTGAAGTGCTCGTTCACCAGCTCCCAGGCCGCCTTCCCCGCTTCCGCGTTGGCCTCGGGCTCCAGCAGCTCCAGGACCGCCTGCGCGACCTTCTGCGCGTTGGCCCCGTCCTCACCCACCCGGCTGTCGATCACCCGGCCGGCTCCGGCCCGGGCCACGTCGGGGCCGAGGCCGCAGGTGCGGGTGACGACCACGGGGGTGCCGACGGACATCGCCTCGAGGACCGAGACGCCCAGGGGCTCCTCGATCGAGGGCAGGACGTACACATCGGCCTGCCGTCCGGCAGCCAGTACCTCCTCGTGGCCCAGCGGCCCGACGTGGTCGAGCGAGTCCAGCACGCCCAGGCTGCCGGCCAGTCGCAGGGTGCCGGGGAGTGCGCCGGTGTCGGGCCCGGCCAGGACGAAACGCGCCTCCGGGTGTTTCGCGAGGATCGCGGGCATCGCGGCCACGAAGTCCTCCGGGCGCTTGCGCTCCTGGATCCGGGCGAGGAAGAGCACGGTCGGCGGGCGGGCCGGGTCGCGGGCGGGCTTGAACTCCTGCGGGCGCACGCCGTTGACCAGGCGCACGGTCCTGGTGAGCGCGACGGGGGCCGCGACGGCGTTCACATCTGCCCGTTCGGCCTCGGTCAGATGGAGCACCGCGTCCGCGCCGCGCAGGACCTTCCGTACGCCCAGCAGGTCCGTCAACTGCGCCACGCGC harbors:
- a CDS encoding glycosyltransferase, giving the protein MKILHIVTLHTPDHAFGGPTRVALNLSKVQRAGGDDARIMALGDGFDGPLPGEVEGVPVHLFQARHVLPMFEVSGITSGALLRTAVRMMRGADLVHVHLMRDLVTLPAALLALATRTPLVVQTHGMVDPTEKRVAQLTDLLGVRKVLRGADAVLHLTEAERADVNAVAAPVALTRTVRLVNGVRPQEFKPARDPARPPTVLFLARIQERKRPEDFVAAMPAILAKHPEARFVLAGPDTGALPGTLRLAGSLGVLDSLDHVGPLGHEEVLAAGRQADVYVLPSIEEPLGVSVLEAMSVGTPVVVTRTCGLGPDVARAGAGRVIDSRVGEDGANAQKVAQAVLELLEPEANAEAGKAAWELVNEHFTIDVVTRTLRRTYQDVVARRKRR
- a CDS encoding glycosyltransferase family 2 protein, encoding MSKLPIAVAIPTKNEGLNIAEAVKSVLGHFEAVVVVDSHSTDDTAKIAAECGAEVVMYTWDGGHPRKKQWCLDHVRTDLDWILLLDGDERLSPGLLAELRQIFADPDAPRPAAYDIPLGYWFSGKRLRHGYTIRKRSLTDRTRSHYPEVGDLAAPGIGEVEGHYQPVADSAQSLRNPIEHQDLDPVTAWFERHNRYSDWEAWLEHHPDVKEQVRRVKSRQGQLFHKAPFKPLVSFAYMYVYRRGFLDGRAGLDFALAMSFYRWQIALKSRERPSP